The following is a genomic window from Chryseobacterium ginsenosidimutans.
AGATTAGCTACAAATTTCCAGGGGAAAGTAATTGGTGTTTCTTTAAAAGACCGTGCTTCCATTCTTCCGGCAGGTCATACTCCGAACGGAGCATTTTGGTTTGATGATTCTTCCGGAAATTTTATTACAAGTACTTGGTATATGAATGATTTGCCCCAATGGGTAAAATCTTTCAATTCTCAGAATTTACCGGATAAATTGGTTGCAAACGGATGGAATACGCTGCTTCCGATTAATCAGTATACAGAAAGTTCACCGGATAATTCTTCTTGGGAAGGATTGCTGGGAAGTGCAAAAACTCCCACTTTTCCTTATAGTAACTTAGCGACTGATTATCAGGCTAAAAAAGACAATATTCGATATACGCCTTTCGGAAATACATTGACATTGAAGCTGGCTGAAGCAGCTGTGGAAGGAGAAAAATTAGGCGGTGATGATATTGTGGATATGTTGGCTATTAATTTAGCTTCAACAGATTATGCAGGTCACAAATTTGGTCCGAATTCTATTGAGGTAGAAGATGTTTATTTAAGATTGGATCAGGATTTGGCTCAATTCTTTAATTATCTGGATTCTAAAGTTGGAAAAGGGCAGTACACGGTTTTCCTTTCCGCAGACCACGGTGGAGCACATTCTGTGGGGTTTTTGCAGGAGCATAAAATCACAACTGGGTTTTTCGGTGAAGGGATGGAAAAAGATATCAATGAAAAATTGAAAGATAAATTCGGGGTTGATAAATTAATCAATTCAGTAGAAAATTATCAGGTGTATTTTGATAGAAAATTAATGAAAGACAATAAACTGGAATTGGATGATGTAAGAAATTTTACTATCAAGGATTTAGAAAAAGATCCAACGGTTTTATACGCAGTTTCAGTAGAAAAAGTTCAGGAATCGACTATTCCGGAACCTATTAAGCAAAGAATTATTAACGGAATCAACAGACAGAGAAGTGGAGATATTCAATTGATTTCCCATGATTCTATGCTTCCTCCATATTCAAAGACAGGAACAACACACAGTGTATGGAATTCTTATGATGCACACATTCCGTTGATTTTTATGGGGTGGGGAATTCAGCATGGTGAGAGCAATAAGCAATATAATATGACGGATATTGCACCTACGGTTTCTTCATTGTTGAAAATACAGTTTCCGAGCGGAAATGTAGGAAATCCGATCACTGAAGTTATCGGAAAATAGTTTTAAAATACATAAATAAAAAAATCCTTACCTATTTTGGCTAAGGATTTTTTTTATTTATAAATTTCTGTACTTAAATGTAAATCTTGCTGTTATCAATTTTTATGATATCCTGTTTTTCCATTTTTTTTATCGCCCGAATTACAGTTTCTATCCGCATTCCGGTTAGTGATGCCAATTGTTGACGCGTGTAAGGAATAAGGAAGGAGAATCTGTCTTCAAATCCGAAAAGAGTTTTTAGATGGTTCATGATAAGATTCAGCTTAGTAATAGGATCTTTGAAAGAGAAAGAGGCAGAGGTCAAATATCTGTAATGCATACGCTCTGCGGTGTAGGAATATAGATTAAGGATGAGCTCAGGCTTTTTTAATAAAAGCTCGATTAATTTTTGTTTCTCAAGCTTTATTATTTCACAATTCGTAACGGCTATTGCATTTACGGCATATTTTCTGTCATGGAAAAGATAAGTTTCCGCAAAGCAATGGCCATCAAAGGGAATGCCGTGGATAAACTCTTTACCGTCTTCCAGGAAGCTGCTTAATTTTACTTTACCGGATTTTATTTGTAAATAATGCTTTGGAGTGCCTTCTTCCCTAAAGATATATTCACTGGATTTATAATTATGCACTTCAGCACCATGTGAAAACAAAAGGTTTTCGCAAATGATCATATTTAGATATTAATTTGTGATAAAATTAACAAATTAAGATATTGATTAAAAATTTATTAGTACCACATAGATGCCTTAAAAATGCTTTATTTAGGAAGGATTTTGCAAAATAACCAGACTAATCACAAGTACATTTAAGAACTAAAAAAACTCGCAGAATTTTCTGCGAGTTTTGCTTATTCAGATATCTTTTCATCTCCAGTATCGTCTTCATCATCTTCATATTGCTCGAGATAATAAGTAAAGCTGAAGTCTTCTACCTCATCTTCGGCATCTTCTAAAGTCGTCAGAAGGTCTTCGAAAGTTTCTAATTGATCTACCGTCATATTCACAAATTCGATATGAAGCGGCATTTCAAGTTCTCCTGTGATTATATCAGAAAGTGCATCCAGATTATCCCCAAAATGCTCCGGAAGAGTAAGTTTTTCTTTTAATTGAACATAGAAATCTTCATAATCTCCTATGTCCGTAAAATCTATATATATTGTTTTCATATTTCTTTTTCTGTTAGATCGTCTCGCACCTCGCAATTACCATTACTGCTTTTCAAAACTTTTATAATGGTTTTTAGTTAGATAAACATCACCATTTTTTGTGAAAATAATTCGGTCTGCATTTCTGTTTCCGCAATTGTAATTTACATCGGCTTCAAAATACTGTTCATCCTTTGGTAAATTTTCCTCTCTGTTACTAAAATTATCTCCACCAATAGCTTTTCCGGGTAAAACATCGCAAAGATTTCCTTTTGCAGGATTCCAGCCCTGCTGCCTTGCTTCATTTTTTGTGAGGTAATAATCTGGAAGTTTATGATTCTGTTTTACATAATTAATCACAGTTTTTTCTTCCGTCAATTGGTCAATGGATTGTTGGGAAGAATTTCCTGAATGATCACTTACCTTCCCATATTCAACGGTGGTTGTGTTTGCTGAAGCTGTTTTTTTATCGGCAATGAAATTATTGTAAATATACATCGCAGACATTCCGAAAAGAAGTCCTAAACAGATGAAAAACAGGGATCTGATTTTACCGTTCATATTTTAATTTTTAAGTGAAACTATTTACTAGTCTATTAATTTTATTTTAAACCTATGATTGATAAATTGTTACATTAATTTACGCTCTCCATTCTTCCGGAACATCACAGATCGGAATCGGAACCATTTTATGTTTTGCGGCTTTATGCATTCTGTCGAAAATCATAAAAACTTCTTTATCACGCCCTTCATAATCTTCAACGGCTTTTGTACCATATTCTTTCTGGATTTTTTCCAGCTCGGGATAAGTCGCCCCGATTTGATCTTCGTCTGTTCTTTCGGCATCCCAAAGTCCATCGGTAGGAATAGCATTCTGAATACTTTCGATAAGATTTAAAGCTTTTGCCAGTTCATAAACCTCAGTTTTATAAAGATCAGCGATTGGCGAAACATCAACACCTCCGTCGCCGTATTTTGTATAGAATCCGATTCCGAAATCTTCCACTTTATTTCCTGTTCCGCAAACCAAAAGCCCGTGAAGCTGCCCAAAATAATATAAATTTAACATTCTGAAGCGCGATCTTGTATTCGCCAAAGCAAGATTATTGCTCCATCTTTCTTCTACATGATCGTGAACAACGCTTTCGAAACTTTCAAAAACAGGAGTCAGGTTGATCGTTTTTCCTTGAACATTAGGGAATTTTTTCTTTAAATCTGCAATATGATCCTGAGCTCTGTTTACCTGATCTTCTTTCTGACGAATCGGCATTTCTAAAAGTAAAACTTCAAGCCCGGTCATTGCGCAAAGGGTAGAAACCACACCGGAATCCACACCTCCAGAAACACCGATTACATATCCGTTTACATTCGCTTTCGCAGCATAATCTTTCAGCCAGCTTACAATATGATCTATTACTTTTTGTGTCTGCATTGTTTGTATTTTTTAGTCTGTTTAATTAAAAGAAGTTCAAAATTAAAGATTTTGATGATTTCTAAAGGTAGTTTTCCCTTTTTAATTCATACCAAAAGCAAATTCCGTCCGGTTCTGTGAATTCACCTGTTTTTTCAAAGCCTAATTTTCTTAAAATATGATTAGAACCGTTATTTTCGCAATGAGCATGAGCGTAAATGGTTTCAACTTTTAAATCGTTAAAGCCAAAATCAAGAGAAGCCTTTGCAGATTCCAACGCATAACCTTTTCCCCAGGATTCGGGAAGAAAACGATAACCGAGATCGTAAATATTGTTGTAACCGTTAATTTCCTGAGTTAATAATTTTAATCCGCTCCAACCAATTAATAAATTAGTTTCTTTTTCAATCACAGCAAGTCTTCCAACACCATTATCACGGTATTGTTGCTGGATTATTTTAATGGCGTTTTTAGATTCGTTGATGTCTGAAAGGGGAGGAATTCCTATATACTTCATGACTTCAGTATTGGAATCCATAAGAAACATACGTTCAACATCTGTTTCTTCAAATTTTCTCAAAATTAGTCTTTCTGTTTCTAAATGCATGTTTACTGTTGCTGAAATCCAAAAATAGTAACATCTTTTGCACCTTTTTGAATGTCGGTTTCCTTCAATGGATTTTGTTTGACATTTAAGGTCTGCAAATTCAGATTTCCCGAAATGTCTAATTTTTGGATCTGATTATGTTCAAGATTTAAGTTTTTTAGATTTTTGAGCAGACTTAAATCAATGGTCTTTATTTTATTTAAAGATACAGTTAATTGATCAATTCTTGGAGTCGTTTTTAGCGAAATAGTTTCGATATCATTGTTGTCAAGATATAAAGAAGCCAGACTTTTAGCATTTTCAGCTTTAAAATTTGATATTTTACAGCCTGTACAGGAAAAAAGTTGGACATGGTCCATATTTTTAATAAATATACTGGGAATAATATTATCATCCAGAATAATCATTTTTGCATTTTTGAAGTAAGAAATATCATTGGCAATGGTAATTCCTTTTTTTACTAAAAATAAATTTTCAACTCGGTCGGCTTCAAACTGATTAATAGCACCGTCTTTATTAAGGTCGAAACTTTCAACCACCGCTTTTTCGAAATTTTTATCTTTAAAAATAAGACTTTGACCATAAAGAAGGGGTATTGTCAAAATCAGTAAGAGAGTTGTAATTATTTTGTTTTTCATCATTAAATTATGTTTAAATCATTATTTTTGTAAACTTTAATTTAGTGTAAAAATATGAAGATTTTCAGAATTATTGCGCTTTCCTTAGTATTAGTTCTGGGTTTGAATTCTTGTAAAAAAGAAACCCAGAATCAATGGAACGTGGAAGTCAAAACCCCAGCCGAAAAGGTAGAAATCACAGATATTTCCAAAGAGTTTTATGATCAGAATACTCCTTTGGATCAGTTTAAAGCTAAGTTTCCGTGGTTTCAGGGAACGGTAAGCGATGCTGATTTCGGAAAACGCAGAGTCGATCCTCAGGAAATCAAAATTTATAAAGAAGCTATTGGCAAGATAGATGAGAAAAAGCTTCAGGCTGATCTTCAGGATTTGTTTTCACACATAAAATATTACTTTCCGGAATTTAAAAGTCCGAAAGTATTCTTGTTTTCATCCGCTTTACAGATGATTCAGGATCCAATCTTTTATGATGCTAAAGGAAATCTGCTGTTTATAGATATTACAGGTTTTATGGGAGATGGAAATCCTAATTATAAAGGTCTGGAAATGTATTTTCAGAAATCGATGAATCCTAATAATATTGTTCCGAAAGTGGCACAGATTTTTGCAGAAGGTATTGTGAAAGAATCTCCTGATCATCAGAAATTTATTGATGTCATGATTCTTAACGGCAAAATAATGATTCTTAAAGATGCATTTCTGCCTACTTATCCTGAATATCTGAAAATGAATTATACCCAAAAGCAATATGAATGGGCAGTTGCGAATGAAGCTAATATCTGGACTTATTTTGTAGAAAGTAACCTGATTTTTGGTGATGATCACAGATTAGAAGACCGTTTTATTGCACCGGGACCATTCTCAAAATTTTATACCGAAATTGATAACGAATCTTCACCACAAGTTGGGATTTTCGCAGGATGGCAGGTTTGTAAAGCATACTTTAAACAAAAACCTGAAACAAAACTTGTTGATTTCCTGAAAATGGATGCAACAGTGATATTTAATCAGTCGGAATATAAACCGAAACTTAAATAGTAATAGAAAATTAGTAGAATTTAAATTTTTAGAAATAAATAGAAATTATGAGAAAAACTCAGATTACGATAGATGTTGAACTGGATGAAAATCATATTCCGGAAATAATGACCTGGAATGCACAGGACGGAGGTGTTGAAAAGGAAGAAACAAAAGCTGTCATGATTTCTGTTTGGGACGAAAAAGCTATGGAAGCTTTAAGAATCGACCTTTGGACAAAAGAAATGCCGGTTGACCAAATGAAAATGTTCATGCATCAGATTTTAGTTTCTCTTGGAAGTACTTATCAAAGAGCAACGGGAGAAGAAGATGTGGCACAATGGATCGAGCAGATAGCGGAAGAATTTGCGATTAAGTCTGCTATAAAAATGTAAATAATAAAGATTATGAATTTTAATACAAAAGTTATACACGGAGGACAACATCACGAATCTGCAACGGGTTCTGTGAATGTTCCTGTATTTTTAACGTCTACATTCGCACAAAAAAGCCCGGGAGTACATTCTGGTTACGAATATTCAAGAGCTGCAAACCCTACAAGACAGGCGTTGGAAGACTCTTTGGCAAGTATTGAGAACGGAGCAAGAGGGTTGGCTTTCGGTTCTGGTCTTGCTGCAATCGACTGTGTTTTAAAATTATTAAATCCTGGTGATGAGGTAGTTGCAGTTGATGATTTGTATGGTGGAACGTATAGAATGTTCACCAGACTTTTCGAAAAATATCAATTGAAATTTATCTTCGTTAACTTTGATGATGCTTCAAAAATTGCAGACGTCATTACAGATAAAACTAAACTAATCTGGATTGAAACACCAACCAATCCATTGATGAAATTGGTTGATATTAAGGCTGTTGTAGACATTGCAAAAGGAAAAGATATTCTGGTTGCAGTAGATAATACTTTTGCGACACCTTATCTTCAGAGACCGATCGATTTGGGAGCAGATATCGTGATGCACTCAGCGACGAAATATTTAGGAGGTCACTCTGATGTTATTGCCGGAGCTTTGATCGCTAAAGATGTCGAATTGGGAGAAAAACTTCATTTCATTCAGTTTGCGAGCGGTGGGATTTTAGGGCCTCACGATTCTTATTTGGTTTTGAGAGGAATTAAAACGTTGGCATTAAGAGTTCAGAGACATTCTGAAAACGGAATGGCTGTGGCAAAATATTTAGAATCTCATCCAGCAGTTGCTCAGGTAATTTATCCGGGATTGGAATCTCATC
Proteins encoded in this region:
- the pafA gene encoding alkaline phosphatase PafA; the protein is MLRKISIAAATFLSVLTINAQKNKNSQLERPKLVVGLVVDQMRWDYLYRFYNKYGNDGFKRLLNTGYSLNNVLIPYVPTITALGHACIYTGSVPAIHGIAGNDWTDKETGQNVYCTTDESVKPVGTTNAKVGSHSPKNLWSTTISDELRLATNFQGKVIGVSLKDRASILPAGHTPNGAFWFDDSSGNFITSTWYMNDLPQWVKSFNSQNLPDKLVANGWNTLLPINQYTESSPDNSSWEGLLGSAKTPTFPYSNLATDYQAKKDNIRYTPFGNTLTLKLAEAAVEGEKLGGDDIVDMLAINLASTDYAGHKFGPNSIEVEDVYLRLDQDLAQFFNYLDSKVGKGQYTVFLSADHGGAHSVGFLQEHKITTGFFGEGMEKDINEKLKDKFGVDKLINSVENYQVYFDRKLMKDNKLELDDVRNFTIKDLEKDPTVLYAVSVEKVQESTIPEPIKQRIINGINRQRSGDIQLISHDSMLPPYSKTGTTHSVWNSYDAHIPLIFMGWGIQHGESNKQYNMTDIAPTVSSLLKIQFPSGNVGNPITEVIGK
- a CDS encoding Crp/Fnr family transcriptional regulator; this encodes MIICENLLFSHGAEVHNYKSSEYIFREEGTPKHYLQIKSGKVKLSSFLEDGKEFIHGIPFDGHCFAETYLFHDRKYAVNAIAVTNCEIIKLEKQKLIELLLKKPELILNLYSYTAERMHYRYLTSASFSFKDPITKLNLIMNHLKTLFGFEDRFSFLIPYTRQQLASLTGMRIETVIRAIKKMEKQDIIKIDNSKIYI
- a CDS encoding barstar family protein, whose amino-acid sequence is MKTIYIDFTDIGDYEDFYVQLKEKLTLPEHFGDNLDALSDIITGELEMPLHIEFVNMTVDQLETFEDLLTTLEDAEDEVEDFSFTYYLEQYEDDEDDTGDEKISE
- a CDS encoding ribonuclease domain-containing protein; this encodes MNGKIRSLFFICLGLLFGMSAMYIYNNFIADKKTASANTTTVEYGKVSDHSGNSSQQSIDQLTEEKTVINYVKQNHKLPDYYLTKNEARQQGWNPAKGNLCDVLPGKAIGGDNFSNREENLPKDEQYFEADVNYNCGNRNADRIIFTKNGDVYLTKNHYKSFEKQ
- the nadE gene encoding NAD(+) synthase produces the protein MQTQKVIDHIVSWLKDYAAKANVNGYVIGVSGGVDSGVVSTLCAMTGLEVLLLEMPIRQKEDQVNRAQDHIADLKKKFPNVQGKTINLTPVFESFESVVHDHVEERWSNNLALANTRSRFRMLNLYYFGQLHGLLVCGTGNKVEDFGIGFYTKYGDGGVDVSPIADLYKTEVYELAKALNLIESIQNAIPTDGLWDAERTDEDQIGATYPELEKIQKEYGTKAVEDYEGRDKEVFMIFDRMHKAAKHKMVPIPICDVPEEWRA
- a CDS encoding GNAT family N-acetyltransferase, with the translated sequence MHLETERLILRKFEETDVERMFLMDSNTEVMKYIGIPPLSDINESKNAIKIIQQQYRDNGVGRLAVIEKETNLLIGWSGLKLLTQEINGYNNIYDLGYRFLPESWGKGYALESAKASLDFGFNDLKVETIYAHAHCENNGSNHILRKLGFEKTGEFTEPDGICFWYELKRENYL
- a CDS encoding leucine-rich repeat domain-containing protein, which produces MMKNKIITTLLLILTIPLLYGQSLIFKDKNFEKAVVESFDLNKDGAINQFEADRVENLFLVKKGITIANDISYFKNAKMIILDDNIIPSIFIKNMDHVQLFSCTGCKISNFKAENAKSLASLYLDNNDIETISLKTTPRIDQLTVSLNKIKTIDLSLLKNLKNLNLEHNQIQKLDISGNLNLQTLNVKQNPLKETDIQKGAKDVTIFGFQQQ
- the gldB gene encoding gliding motility lipoprotein GldB, producing MKIFRIIALSLVLVLGLNSCKKETQNQWNVEVKTPAEKVEITDISKEFYDQNTPLDQFKAKFPWFQGTVSDADFGKRRVDPQEIKIYKEAIGKIDEKKLQADLQDLFSHIKYYFPEFKSPKVFLFSSALQMIQDPIFYDAKGNLLFIDITGFMGDGNPNYKGLEMYFQKSMNPNNIVPKVAQIFAEGIVKESPDHQKFIDVMILNGKIMILKDAFLPTYPEYLKMNYTQKQYEWAVANEANIWTYFVESNLIFGDDHRLEDRFIAPGPFSKFYTEIDNESSPQVGIFAGWQVCKAYFKQKPETKLVDFLKMDATVIFNQSEYKPKLK
- the gldC gene encoding gliding motility protein GldC; translation: MRKTQITIDVELDENHIPEIMTWNAQDGGVEKEETKAVMISVWDEKAMEALRIDLWTKEMPVDQMKMFMHQILVSLGSTYQRATGEEDVAQWIEQIAEEFAIKSAIKM
- a CDS encoding cystathionine gamma-synthase, which codes for MNFNTKVIHGGQHHESATGSVNVPVFLTSTFAQKSPGVHSGYEYSRAANPTRQALEDSLASIENGARGLAFGSGLAAIDCVLKLLNPGDEVVAVDDLYGGTYRMFTRLFEKYQLKFIFVNFDDASKIADVITDKTKLIWIETPTNPLMKLVDIKAVVDIAKGKDILVAVDNTFATPYLQRPIDLGADIVMHSATKYLGGHSDVIAGALIAKDVELGEKLHFIQFASGGILGPHDSYLVLRGIKTLALRVQRHSENGMAVAKYLESHPAVAQVIYPGLESHPQYELAKSQMKDFGGMVSFTFKSGKKEDAIKFLEKVKVFTLAESLGGVESLANHPALMTHASIPAEKRAELGITDDLVRLSVGIEDAEDLIADLERAFS